In the genome of Cheilinus undulatus linkage group 6, ASM1832078v1, whole genome shotgun sequence, one region contains:
- the rel gene encoding proto-oncogene c-Rel produces MLSVIQSQPLQGDTERETVKQRLSIMDVSSVLLPSMLEDPSLMCEPSVQIFEQPKQRGMRFRYKCEGRSAGSIPGEKSSDNNRTYPSLQILNYSGKGKVKVYLVTKNEPYRPHPHDLVGKDCRDGFYEAEFGPDRRVIAFQNLGIQCVRRREVKNAIIQRMARQINPFNVPQEQLLQIEEYDLNVVRLCIQVFLQDENGQFTRALNPIVTNPIYDNRAPNTAELRICRVNRNSGSVKGGDEIFLLCDKVQKDDIEVRFFSSDGWEAKGSFSQADVHRQVAIVFKTPPYYNTSIVESVTVHMQLRRPSDQEVSEPMDFRYLPDDKDPYGYNEKKRRRENLMRISGLSGGPFAGLSMNRPKAVPQSTMGHIRKAELSGLYLRQQQQHAPVMTQQPVFNQQYQPANQSVMMSSQPPTVPVSHQWTNPNPHISMETVTINPSGAMNHLSRPDPSRSQPGRGPGFPNRVQHGFETTILPELSMNDLQCLDSTPQVPTLGQPETQTLFPLQHQRMGINPEHRNQNQSLNQNQNQNLNQSHGLQSPWPTFNHLNPTQSPFNGSVPGGGGGSQGLNLFLDGMEGEEFLKGLVGAESQTTFHLKQEPQVPETPAPLLQPPRENPGNTYTNLLPRPISNGSNLEPMRRDCSVNTQQIKSSPDSHYPTLADYIRSSRQTH; encoded by the exons ATGTTGTCAGTCATTCAGAGCCAGCCtctgcagggagacacagagagagagacagtaaaACAGAGACTCAGCATCATGGACG TGTCCTCAGTCCTGCTGCCGTCCATGCTCGAGGATCCAAGCCTCA TGTGTGAACCATCAGTGCAGATCTTCGAGCAGCCGAAGCAGAGAGGAATGCGCTTCAGGTACAAATGTGAAGGACGCTCAGCAGGCAGCATCCCAGGAGAGAAGAGCAGCGACAACAACCGCACCTACCCAAGTCTGCAG ATCCTGAACTACAGCGGTAAAGGAAAGGTGAAGGTGTACCTGGTGACTAAAAATGAGCCTTACCGTCCTCATCCTCATGACCTTGTGGGTAAAGACTGCAGAGACGGATTCTATGAGGCCGAGTTTGGACCAGATCGGCGAGTCATCGC TTTTCAGAACTTGGGGATTCAGTGTGTTAGGAGGAGGGAGGTGAAGAACGCCATCATTCAGAGGATGGCGAGGCAGATCAACCCCTTCAATG TACCACAGGAGCAGCTACTACAGATCGAGGAGTACGACCTGAACGTGGTGCGGCTGTGTATCCAGGTTTTCCTACAGGATGAGAACGGACAGTTCACCAGAGCTCTGAACCCAATCGTCACAAACCCCATCTACGACAACC GAGCTCCAAACACAGCTGAGCTGAGGATCTGTCGAGTCAACAGGAACAGTGGCAGCGTTAAAGGAGGAGATGAGATCTTCTTACTATGTGACAAAGTCCAGAAAG ACGACATCGAGGTCAGATTCTTCTCCTCTGATGGCTGGGAGGCCAAAGGCTCCTTCTCTCAGGCTGACGTCCACCGTCAGGTCGCCATCGTCTTCAAGACTCCGCCCTACTACAACACCTCCATCGTTGAGTCAGTCACGGTGCACATGCAGCTACGTCGACCCTCTGACCAGGAGGTCAGTGAACCCATGGACTTCAGATACCTGCCAGACGACAAAG atcCTTATGGCTACAATGAAAAGAAACGCAGGAGAGAGAACCTGATGAGGATATCAGGACTGTCAG GTGGTCCATTCGCTGGTCTGTCCATGAACAGACCCAAGGCGGTCCCTCAGAGCACCATGGGTCACATAAGAAAAG CTGAGCTCAGCGGTCTGTACctgaggcagcagcagcagcacgcCCCAGTGATGACCCAACAGCCTGTGTTCAACCAGCAGTACCAGCCGGCCAATCAGAGTGTCATGATGTCATCGCAGCCTCCTACTGTACCTGTTAGCCATCAGTGGACCAATCCCAACCCCCACATCTCCATGGAAACAGTCACCATTAACCCATCAGGTGCCATGAACCACCTGTCCCGTCCTGACCCTTCTAGATCTCAGCCAGGTCGAGGACCAGGATTTCCCAACAGAGTACAGCATGGCTTTGAGACCACCATCCTCCCTGAGCTTTCCATGAATGATCTGCAATGCCTTGACTCGACCCCACAGGTACCCACACTGGGCCAACCTGAGACCCAGACCCTGTTCCCCTTGCAGCACCAGAGAATGGGGATCAATCCAGAACACCGGAACCAGAACCAGAGCCTGAACCAGAATCAGAACCAGAATCTGAACCAGAGCCATGGTTTACAGTCTCCATGGCCCACATTCAACCACCTCAATCCCACCCAGAGCCCATTTAATGGCTCAGTACCAGGAGGTGGAGGGGGGTCCCAGGGGTTAAACTTGTTCTTGGATGGGATGGAGGGGGAAGAGTTTCTCAAGGGCCTTGTGGGGGCAGAGTCTCAGACCACTTTCCATTTAAAACAGGAACCACAAGTCCCAGAAACTCCTGCACCACTTCTTCAACCCCCAAGAGAAAACCCAGGAAACACCTACACCAACCTGCTGCCCCGACCGATCAGCAACGGCTCCAACCTGGAGCCAATGAGACGAGACTGCAGCGTCAACACACAGCAAATCAAAAGCAGCCCTGACAGTCACTACCCAACTCTGGCCGACTACATCAGATCTAGCCGACAGACtcactga